The Nitrosomonadales bacterium nucleotide sequence GACCTCGAAACCGGGGAAGATGGATAGAGGGAATGCCTGTCCGCCGATGATGAAGACGTACAGAAGGCAGAACCCGCCGATGATAATGAGCAGCGATGCGACAGGCACGCGCTTGGACCTCTCAAATGCCGGCAGGAAGATCAGCGCCAGCGGGACGATATTGCCGATGAGGACGTAGCCGACCCAGAACAGCATCGTATAGATGCCGCCGTCCAGCAGGATGAAGCGCTCGAACTCCATCTGGCGTGCAAAATAGAGGTTGGTCAAATGATAGGTCGCCACAAAATACAGCGAGGCGAAGACGAATACGCCCATCAGGTTGCGCATGCGTTTCTGCACATACTCATCCAGGCTGAGATCGTTCCACGAATAGATCGCAGATTGCACGATGTGGAACACCGCCATGCCCCAGGCAAAGGAGATGACGATGAACATCGGCGGCAGGATCGCGGTACCGTAAGCCTGACGCGCAACAAGAAAGGAGAAGATCAGGCCGGTACCGGTGGTCAGCACGAAACGCCAGACGAACACGGCCAGTCCCGCCGGTTTCGACCACGGGTTCATGCGTTTTTCCATCATGACCCACAGATACACCGCCACCGCCGCAAACATGCCGGAATACAACAGCACATTCCACGCGAACACCGATTTCAGGTTGTAGTTCGTCGCGGCAATGATGATGCGGTCCGGCCTGCCCAGATCGAGCATCAGCACCGTCAGCCCGCCGGCCAGCATGGCGATGGAGAGCAGCCCGGCCAGCGGCGCGCGCGCCTTGTAGGCAGGCTTGTTGAACACCGAGCCGACGGAGGACACGTTGAGTACGCCGGATGCGGCGATGATCAGGAAGATGGCGAATACATGCGGCATGCCCCAGACGATCTGGTTGTTCATGCCGGTGATGATGTGGCCGTGATGCTCCATCTGATAAACGGCATACAGCCCCACCATGACCACCAGCGCACCCAGTGCGAGCAGGATGTAATAAAGCGGGCTTCTCAGTTTTGGCAAAGTGTAGCTGGACATTTATAGCCCCTGGTAACGAACGCCGGTATTCAGATTCAGATCGGCACGCACCTGCGTGGTGGAGACGCCGCGCAGTTTCTGCGCAATTTCGCTGTTTGCGTCGTTCAGATCACCGAACAGGATGGCCTTGTTCGTGCAAGCCTCGACACAGGCCGGTTGTTGCCCCTGGTCGATGCGGTGCACACACAACGTGCAGCTCTCCACCGTACCCTTGCCGCGCGGCACATCCGGGTTCTGGTCGTGCAGCGGCTCATGCACGAAGGAACGCGCCTTGTACGGGCAGGCCATCATGCAATAGCGGCAACCGATGCAGCGGTGTTTGTCCACCAGCACGATGCCGTCGGCACGTTTCATCGAGGCATTGGTCGGGCACACGTCCACGCAGGGAGGGTTCGCGCAGTGCTGGCACATCATGGGTAGCGACAGCTCGCGCCCGGTGCTGACGTCCTTGATCTCGATCTTGCGGATCCATTGCGAATCGGTCGGTTTGGTCTCGCCGGACAGGCCGTTCTCGCGGTTGCAGGCCGTGACGCAGTCGTTGCAACCCGGCTTGCACTGGTTGACGTCGATCAGCATGCCCCAGCGCACCTTGCCCGACGCGCCTTCCGTGTTGCCCTGCGCCACCTGGAACAGCAACATGCCCGGCGCGATCGCAACCGCCGCCGCGCCGACCGAGGTCTTCAGGAAATTGCGGCGCTGGATATCGATATCGCTCATTTCGCCTTCCTTTGCGCCAGCCATGCACTCTTGCGCTTGCCGGAGTGGCACTCGAAGCAATCGAGCTTCACCGCCTCGTATTTGTGGCAACCGACACAGAAGCTGTCATCGCGCGCGATCACGCTGTCGTCCTTGAGACTGGCATGGCACTCGATGCAGTTCTTCAGGCTGACCTTGTCGTCGCGCACACCCTTGCGCAACGTCTCATCGCGCTGGTGCTTGAGCAGGTGCATGTGGTTCTTGCGCATCCACTGCGTCTCTTTCACGCACTGCCCACCCTTGCCGATGTCCAGCTTCGGCGTGGTTTCAGCTGCCTGCGCAGGAGAAAAGAAAAAGAGCGTCAGCAGGATAAAAAACAATCTGGATGAAGCCTTGAAAAAGTCGGCGAGACGGATGCAGCGCAAGGCGTACGACGCACAGCGACCGAGACATACCATGAAGGTAGTCGAGGAAGCGAGCATCGCACAACGCAGCGATGCGCCGTCGCAGACACTTTCACAAGGTTTCATCACTCGCCCAGTCCCATCTGGATGTATCCCGTCGGACACACATCGGCGCAAATATGGCACCCGATGCACCTGTCATAGTTGGTCGCGACGTAGCGCCCGAGCGTCGCCTCGTTCTTCTTGACGCGGTACACGGCGGTCTGAGGGCAATACACCACGCAGTTGTCGCACTCGAAACACATGCCGCAGCTCATGCAGCGCTTGGCTTCCGCGACGGCCTGTTCCTGGTTGAGCGGAACCAGACGCTCCTCGAAATTGCCCAGTGCGCTTTCCTTGTCCAGCGTGACGATCTCGCGCTGGTTGCGCGACGTGTAGCCGAAATGCCCGAGGAACAGCTTGTCGTGCGGAATGATGTAACGGTCGGAACGGTTGTCGAAATTGTGCACCGCGACGTTGGTATCGCAGGTGCCGCGCAGGGGCTCCTTGGCATCCTCGATCTTGAGGCCCTTCTCGATCATCTTGCGCATCAGGTCGAACTGGTGCGCATCGATCTTCGGGCGCTTCTCCAGGTCCCTGCCGAGCAGGAAGTTGTGGATGCCGTCGGCAGCGATGGAGCCGTGGCCGATGGCGGTGGTCAGCAGGTGCGGACGGATCACGTCGCCGCCGGCGAACACGCCCGGCTGTCCCGCCACCACATAGTTGCGGTCTGTCGATACGGCGCCCTTGCCGTTGTTGAACTCCTCCAGCCCGGTGAAATCCACCGCCTG carries:
- a CDS encoding 4Fe-4S dicluster domain-containing protein, giving the protein MSDIDIQRRNFLKTSVGAAAVAIAPGMLLFQVAQGNTEGASGKVRWGMLIDVNQCKPGCNDCVTACNRENGLSGETKPTDSQWIRKIEIKDVSTGRELSLPMMCQHCANPPCVDVCPTNASMKRADGIVLVDKHRCIGCRYCMMACPYKARSFVHEPLHDQNPDVPRGKGTVESCTLCVHRIDQGQQPACVEACTNKAILFGDLNDANSEIAQKLRGVSTTQVRADLNLNTGVRYQGL
- the nrfD gene encoding polysulfide reductase NrfD; protein product: MSSYTLPKLRSPLYYILLALGALVVMVGLYAVYQMEHHGHIITGMNNQIVWGMPHVFAIFLIIAASGVLNVSSVGSVFNKPAYKARAPLAGLLSIAMLAGGLTVLMLDLGRPDRIIIAATNYNLKSVFAWNVLLYSGMFAAVAVYLWVMMEKRMNPWSKPAGLAVFVWRFVLTTGTGLIFSFLVARQAYGTAILPPMFIVISFAWGMAVFHIVQSAIYSWNDLSLDEYVQKRMRNLMGVFVFASLYFVATYHLTNLYFARQMEFERFILLDGGIYTMLFWVGYVLIGNIVPLALIFLPAFERSKRVPVASLLIIIGGFCLLYVFIIGGQAFPLSIFPGFEVSSTFGDGEIGTYHPSWPEILLGMGGVGIAFLITAIGIRVLDFVPHETPKK